Proteins from one Primulina huaijiensis isolate GDHJ02 chromosome 18, ASM1229523v2, whole genome shotgun sequence genomic window:
- the LOC140964926 gene encoding polyadenylate-binding protein RBP47-like — MQANNGSESTKNKENNNDSSSNGLNMGGGQHFTPPPPDLWPAIPGQQWVAMQYPASAAGMIMQHGMMAPPHYPYMPYHPNQPPSPHHSSSNEENRSIWVGDLLNWMDQDYLRNCFASTGEVASIKVIRNKQTGSSEGYGFVEFYTHAAAEKVLQSYCCLTMPNTDQLFRLNWASFSMGDKRSSNGSDLSIFVGDLAADVTDTLLHETFVNKYPSVKAAKVVIDANTGRSKGYGFVRFGDDNERSRAMNEMNGVYCSGRPMRIGAATPRKASGYQQQYSSQGGHSNGVSAPSSQSNEDSENTTIFVGGLDPNSSGDDLRQPFSQYGEILSVKIPVGKGCGFVQFANRNNAEEAMQKLNGTPIGQKTVRLSWGRSPANKQSRADYGDQWSGAYYRGGPFFDGFGYAADPTMYVYGGTHYPMYGAHQQQVS, encoded by the exons ATGCAAGCGAATAACGGGTCTGAATCCACTAAAAATAAAGAGAACAATAATGATTCAAGTAGTAATGGCCTTAACATGGGTGGCGGGCAGCATTTTACCCCGCCGCCGCCGGATTTATGGCCGGCGATTCCGGGGCAGCAGTGGGTGGCAATGCAGTACCCGGCTTCGGCGGCTGGGATGATAATGCAGCATGGGATGATGGCGCCGCCGCATTATCCTTACATGCCGTACCACCCCAACCAACCGCCGTCGCCGCATCATAGCAGCAGCAATGAGGAGAACCGCTCGATCTGGGTTGGTGACCTCCTTAACTGGATGGATCAGGATTATCTCCGCAACTGCTTTGCTTCCACGGGAGAG GTTGCATCCATTAAGGTAATTCGCAATAAGCAAACAGGTTCTTCCGAGGGATATGGATTTGTGGAATTCTATACACATGCTGCTGCTGAGAAAGTTCTACAATCTTATTGTTGTCTTACTATGCCTAACACAGATCAACTTTTTCGTTTGAATTGGGCTTCATTTAGCATGGGTGATAAACGTTCAAGTAATGGTTCCGATCTTTCTATCTTCGTAGGAGATTTAGCTGCTGATGTTACCGATACTTTGCTTCATGAAACTTTTGTTAATAAATATCCCTCTGTTAAAGCCGCTAAAGTTGTCATCGATGCCAATACTGGTCGTTCGAAAGGCTATGGTTTTGTTAGGTTTGGAGATGACAATGAAAGATCGAGGGCTATGAATGAAATGAATGGTGTCTATTGTTCTGGCAGGCCCATGCGAATAGGTGCAGCAACACCAAGGAAGGCATCTGGTTATCAACAACAGTACTCATCTCAAG GTGGACACTCGAATGGTGTCTCTGCCCCAAGCTCCCAGTCGAATGAAGATTCAGAGAACACTACA ATTTTTGTTGGTGGACTTGACCCTAACTCAAGTGGTGACGATCTCAGACAACCATTCTCACAATATGGTGAAATTTTATCAGTAAAAATCCCAGTCGGGAAGGGGTGTGGATTCGTACAGTTTGCGAACAG AAACAATGCTGAGGAGGCAATGCAGAAGTTGAATGGTACACCAATTGGACAGAAAACAGTACGCCTGTCTTGGGGACGTAGTCCAGCGAATAAACAG TCGAGAGCTGACTACGGAGATCAATGGAGCGGGGCATACTACAGGGGGGGACCATTTTTTGATGGCTTTGGATATGCAGCTGATCCAACCATGTATGTATATGGGGGGACTCATTATCCAATGTACGGAGCCCACCAACAGCAAGTAAGCTGA